The genomic DNA TTCACGATGAATGGTTTAACCTAAATTTGGAAATCAGTTGTGTTACATGTATAGACTTAGAAAAGTTGAGAGTACTATTAGGTTTTAATGAAAGACCTTCCATAGCCTATATAATCAGCTTGAAAAGAGTATTCTAGTGTTGAGCTTTGGCTTGTTTAGTAGTACTAGAGCCAAACACCAACACATGTTTATCGAAAATACTTAATGAAGTCTGTCTAGATGTTATCCAgtacaatataattaataaaatcaagTTAATGAGTGGCTGGTGTGGCAATAAAGAGCATAATCTTTAGCTTATCTTCTGGAAGATATTACATGGGGGAAGAATGAAACAAATGGTGGTACAAAATGAGTGTTTCTGAGACTGTGAGTCACTCTATCGTTCTTTGTTCAATGTTCAAATTCTACAAATTCAAAAGAATAGGAAGAATAGGAAatgaatgatataattattgaatttgaattttgcaAAATATGGCATCATAGTCAATAAGCAAAAGTTGTTGAAGTCAAACTTCTACTGTTCTACTTTCCttccattccattccattcTCATTTTTGTGTCCATGTTTCATATTCCTGAATTGGGTACCCTTAGTCCCTTACTATTTAgatattgtttttttctaaGTGGGAGACTTCTATTAATATACGACTATTATTGCCCTAACATAATTGCAACTCAGATGAGTACATAAGAAAAATGTTGCAAATGATGCCACAAGTAATTGCGTGTGAGAAACTTCGATGCAGTGTAGAGTTAACTCATATGTGGGTTTGCTACTGTTTAAGCATTGACAATCTTCTTGGGTAAAATGATCAGTACAATGGGAAGTTGGATCTCCAAAATAGAACTTTTTCCCATGAAAAACACGAATTTGTAAATGTGCATTCAATTTACTTAATGTTAGATTCTTCAATGACTTAAAGGTATAAGAGAAGTTATGGTTTGATCTTATTTTGACTTGAGATAGTTTTCATTAGTAAATTTGTGATagtttaatttctttagatTCTGGAGATTGAGAAAGATGCGAAAGAACTCAACAAATCGATTATCAAAACTAGTAGGAAGTTAGTTGCTTCTAAGAACGGTGGGTTGTATAATTCTTCTCCTCTAGTTTTTAACGCTCATTGGAGCAGTAATAAATCGAAATATATTGCTGTCAGGTTCACTTATCCTCTTGTTCATGGTGTCTAAAGGCCAAATAGTGAAGAAGACATGAGTGTGAATTGAATGCTTATCATTTCCATGagtcttaattatttttcatttattgatCAAGGAATAAAAATTGTACCTTCATTAGATTCTTGAACTTTGGCAACTTATTAGGATGAAAAAAATTACTTCCAAAGAGCTGACATAAATTTTCTTGAGGAGATTAAAGTGGTACACATTGAACATATTTATGTAGTCTTTTAGTACGTTTGTGTGTCTATGCTAAAGATGATCGTAAAATATTTATAGGTACAATCCAGTTCTTGAAGTTTTGGTGACTTTTACAGAAGAATTGGCGTACAAGCAAGCAAAAGAAGTCGATGAGCTACTCTCCAAAAGGAGTGGATTTGGGTAAAACCTCGTCTCATTTAGTCACAATTAGGATTGACTAACATAAATTTCAATAtcataaattgcaaaaaacaaaGTGATGAGAAGTGTTATTTATGAGTTCTCTACTTAGTTAgaatataaaacattaattgTTTTTTGAAGGGTGATATAATAGGTTTGCATAATATTGTTGTTCACAAGTCCCTCTAATGCATATTGATGGAAGTGATGAGTTGGAGCAAATGAGTTGTAGAGAACATGGGACTTTTTTCGAATTTGACCTATTATGAGAcacatttgatcaaatttcagaAAACCAACTAAATGGGAAACCGACTAATTAAATAAGAACATTACACataaaaccaaaccctaaatcctaaaatCTACAAATACCCTAAAGACTAAGGATTATCCATCAACATCAATATATGACCATACATAACATCCAAAGTGAATAGTAATAATAACACTCATACATTGGTTGATGACACGATTAAACAATCAATAAATTCTTAACaggaaattaaaaaataaaaaatctcaactCTCTTCTCTTGTGTTCATACAGATACTTATTTTACTTGTTTATGGCTCTGCTTTCGTTGAGCTTGGAATAAAGACAGCGATGAAATAGATCAGTTGAATGCGTCGCATCTGACACGGATGTTACCGTTGGGTCCGGGCTTTCCGGTCTTGACTCCGACGCGGCCGAGTTTGGTCATGGCGGTTATGAAGGCAGAGTTGAATGACTGGGAGCTGGTAGCCCAGGCGTTGACCACCGACTTAGACCTGGAGTCGGTGAAGAGCACTTGGTCGGAAGTGAATAATCCCTTTCCTCCCTGAAGATTCTTGAAGTATGCATTGTCGAATTTTCGGGGCGTGATTGGATCCATGTTTATTGCTATTCTCGGGTCCACATTCTTCGGGCACATTTGAATCAACTGGGATGCGTATTGCTTGTTCAGGGTCGGGTCAATCGGGTTGGACTTTGTGAAGTTGTAGATCCTGTTTGAGAATTTGCTGCAGTGGGAGAACCCAATTGTGTGGGCAgctatatatatacaataataatttataatcaaatgaaataaaataaaataaaagattatatataatgaatatatagattagtttgAACTTAATTACCTGAGAGAGCTATCATGTCGTTTTGATTAAGGCCGTTGGCAGCAAAGAGGGAGTTGAGTTGGTTGAGGTTGAAGTTCGGATGAGGAAGTTTTCCGGTGACGCTTGCCGCCGTCGACTTCAGGCCGTCCAATCTCCCCAGCTCCACCGCGTACGATGGTCCTCCGGTCtgcattcattcattcattcatttttataataaaaattcattgaTTCAGGAGGAACAACAGGGAAGAACAGAGATAAGTGATTAATAATTACCAAAGCGATGACATCCCTGGTAGCCATGGTTAGAATGTCGGCGCAGGATACTTTATTCCGGCAACCGGAGACGGCGTCAACTGCAGCCTTGGCCTTGACAACGGTGTCGAACCCATCTCCGGCTAAAGAAATGTTATCCGGGTTATCCTTCTCCGCCTTGTTGCCTCCGGTCGATTGAATCATAACGGAAGCATCGCAGCCCTGAACAAAACAGTCGTGGAAGAACAGCCTGAGAGTGGCCGGAGCGGTAACAAAAGTTTGCTGAAACTTCAGCTGGACGGCCTTCCTGACGATGGATTCGACGTTGGGGCACGTGCCGGCGTAGTAGTTCTGTTTCAGTTGGGCCGAAGCCAAAAGACAGAGGCAAGACAGTGACAACAATGTCAGAGGAATGTTGAATCGAGTACCCATTCTAGACAGAACTCAGATATTAATATGTTGATGATGGTTTGATTGTTGTGAAGTAGATAAGGATATTACTTGGTATTTATaatggaaaacaacaatattattgtAACATTCCATTTGAtcaattctttttaatttcctGCCTAAGCAACTTGCTGTATTGAAAATTACtccaaatttattaattattaattagtttactCACTCATATGTCTCGTCAAACTTAAAACCTGGTCCAAAAGGATAGATTAAATACGGATTGCATGCACGTTTAGGGCTTATGATCAAGAATATACTTTCTTTAATTTggtattcaaaataataaactttttaactacACATTATAATGTGCCCGTcaactttcattttattttttgaatgaaaaaacatatattaaataaacactTGTTATAACATTATCTAAGAACCTTATATGTCACCTGACATGATTAACATTGATGTAAAGATTTTGTACGAATTGTTGGGTTAAAAGAATCATAAATAATTGTGAAAATCATATTCATCTTAAATTGGTTTagcatatattatatatataaatattcttattattaccTTCTTGAAAGGAGTGAATTGCTATGCATTCTATGTCACCATTTAAAGCTTGTTTGTTGTTGGGTTATTTAGGATTTTTACttggtttaatatatatatattttttgtttgataaaaaaaaacagtaagttattttggtttttaaatattgaataattataattattttatttaaaattttaaaaaataaaataaaaataataaatattttgattaattagtgAAATGTTcggataataaaaaaaaaaaaaaagtaagacgTGATATATGAGCTTCtggttatataaataaaaactcctcggatcaataaattaagaaaaacaagTTTTGTTGactatgaatattttattatagcaTTACTTTGACATAATAGTTGagagaaattttaataatgaGACATTTTTAGAGAATATTggttgttagattaagttaaagaaagaaaaaaaagaaaggaaaaattatttgattaagattaaaaaagaaatctttaattaagttgaagtatgaaaaacgttttaattaattaaaatgaatttatgatagtttatgatatagttttaatgatgtgatgAAAAAATTAAGTTCTGTAAATGTTTAATGCGCAAGTAAAGCTGTAGAGGCGCTGACAACAAAGATGACGTCAGTAAAACTAAAGAGGCGTTAGTAGTAGGgttttttggcacaattagaatctcacatcggaagatgattagagtgaaaaaagtttcttagtatataaaagaaactatattcattattagaataaatcccacatcggaagataatgggaatttgagaagtttcttagtgtataaaagaaactctcccctctttggtttattgcacccaatatttgtatctctttttcttattaattgatagtcttaATGCTCGGAGACGTAGACAACACTTAGGCcaaactccgttatcaaattctgttagtgtgttctttcatttgttttcttcttttgtctTTCTGACAGggttttcccaacaagtggtatcagagccgaagttcgtccttggcatggtggagtcttcaaaatgTCTCCGTTATCAAATTATCACGGTGTTTCTGACCGATATTCCTACGGAAAAAGTCCAATGAAATAAAAATCGTCACAAAAATTTCTGACAAATTATGTATTTTTCGAATGATTTACTGAGAGATATACTGacgtttattataaaaatagaaaatatgttattaattataaattcgtCAGAAATTATGTAGGAAATATATGTCACAGATGACTCATTCTCTTGTAGtgttcttaaataattatatccatacactcttaattaattatatacatttcaaataatacggttgagttatggagcctactaggggtgttcatcggttcgattttcgggttattcgagttccacggttcggtttattcgaatttttattttttttagtcaattcgaaaaccgaactaAATTCGAattactattctaccactagaccactagtGTTTTTGTtacattcttttttattattaaatctttagttcaaaatattttaatttgattattttgaacttttttaagctaagtttggaaaaataaataataaaaaattgaattcggttttcggtttggttttcgagttgaaacccaaactcgaaaaccaattcaaaaaccgtatttgaattcaaattggtttgaaattcgattcgaaaaccgaaaatagaattcgaattcggtttattcgaattcggtcggatattcaattcagaccaaatattgaacacccctagagcctacacttataataaactctacaatgattaattagagtttattgggtttatatttgggtttgggtttgagccaaaccaaaagttatttaggttttattacatGAATGTTTACCATGtgaatatgttatttttaagagTTTACATTGAGAAGACAatattctagagagataaagtatgaggtaaaaactttgtattttttctttttcatagtGAAAACTAGTGGCGGCTAAAATGGACGTAACTCATTTGAGTGAACTattataaatctgtgtcttttcgtgtttttcttttcttgcatttttacagatcGTTTCAAACAGATCAGATTATGAGGattcaaatcctaacaactagtATCAGAGCTGCTAGGCTAGATCGCAACATTgaaaacaatggcaagtgagaacaatATAAGACacgggattggaagatttgatggaatACGTTATGCATTCTAGAGGATGCATATTGAGGATTATATTTATGGAAAGAAGCTTAATGTGCcttgagtgagaaactagagaaaatggatgaagctgaatggaaactcttTGATAGACAAGTTTTGAGAGTTGTCCAATTGACGTTACTCAAAACTATTGCTCATCACATaacaaaggagaagaccaccatggatCTGATGAAAACTCTCTCTAATATGTATGAAAAATCATTTGCTAATAATAAAGTACATTTAATTAAAAGACTCTTCaatttaagaatggttgatgatacttctatcactactcatttgaacgaatttaatacaattgtgaatcaactgttatctgttgagattgattttagAGACGAAATTAGTTCcctaattttgttagcatctctgcCAAATAGTtaggaacctatgagggcagtaATTAATAACACtgttgaaaattataaattaaaatttattgaagttagagatcaaATTCTTGCTGAAAAGAttcataaaattgattctggtgaaacgttcaaaacTTATGTTATGAATGTTGAAAACATGAgcaaatgtatatatattttgtattttataattattactaattagtcaacatcttatgactcacacttttttatatgcctctttatcATATTTCCACACTTCTAATCCCTTGATAAACTAATCACCAATGTCAATCATATTTTCAAACGCATGTTATTCCTCATAAATCAACCCCTAATCTCAATCACAGTTTCACGCATCATATCCTTCAACAAACCAActatcaatctcaatcgacctctaatcttgtgacctcatgATCTTTTGTTACTCACCTCTTATCCTTTGACAAACCAGATCTCAATCATACTTTCACACGTCTTTTACTCATAGGAAAataaaccaccaatctcaatctaCATTTaacctcgtgacctcacactttggttaatcaaatatttgattcatatttttaaccactctcATTTGTTACCGATTTATTATCCTTCCAATCACActtagttaaagggttgtacttgtattGTTAGTTTAGAAATTCGAagcatacatataacattttaatttttaactgtATCAAGTTTATGAGCGAGTCatcccataatccgacccaataattcatttactctcacatatatatccagaTTAACCACAACTCCCAACTcggaaaatcaaataaatactaagcatattataaatatatatatatatattagttaaaaagttaaacttatattattaggAATGTTGCAcgttttatcaaatttagtgttgaatgtTGCACAATCTTTTGTTACCCACCTCTTATCTtttgacaaaccacatctcaatcacactttcacacgtcttttacccctaaaaaaataatccaccaatctcaatcgacatttaacctcgtgacctcacattttggTCAATAAATGTttggtttatattttttaaccactctcATTTGTTACCGACATAGTATCTTTTGGAAAATCACACTCCAATCACACtttgttaaagagttatacttgtatTGTTCGGTtgaagttcaaaacatacatataacatttttaatttatttttaaccgtttcaagtttatggacggatcatcccacaatctgacccaagtatatatttaatattacatatatatttaaattaaccacaactttcgacccgacaaaccaaacaaatttaagttaagcattattatatatatatatatattagttaattagacagttgaatttatattattataaatattgccCCTAC from Impatiens glandulifera chromosome 9, dImpGla2.1, whole genome shotgun sequence includes the following:
- the LOC124914839 gene encoding peroxidase 51-like, with product MGTRFNIPLTLLSLSCLCLLASAQLKQNYYAGTCPNVESIVRKAVQLKFQQTFVTAPATLRLFFHDCFVQGCDASVMIQSTGGNKAEKDNPDNISLAGDGFDTVVKAKAAVDAVSGCRNKVSCADILTMATRDVIALTGGPSYAVELGRLDGLKSTAASVTGKLPHPNFNLNQLNSLFAANGLNQNDMIALSAAHTIGFSHCSKFSNRIYNFTKSNPIDPTLNKQYASQLIQMCPKNVDPRIAINMDPITPRKFDNAYFKNLQGGKGLFTSDQVLFTDSRSKSVVNAWATSSQSFNSAFITAMTKLGRVGVKTGKPGPNGNIRVRCDAFN